A window from Heteronotia binoei isolate CCM8104 ecotype False Entrance Well chromosome 15, APGP_CSIRO_Hbin_v1, whole genome shotgun sequence encodes these proteins:
- the LOC132583580 gene encoding olfactory receptor 6C4-like has protein sequence MENQTITREFILLGFGDLQEFLQILLFFLFFIIYVMTISGNILIILLVVTDPHLHTSMYFFLGNLSFLEVCYTSTIWPRMLASFVTGNRAVPVHACITQFWVFGSLAATECYLFSAMSYDRYVAICKPLHYMTIMNNKVCLFLVAASWFWGFVENTVLIVFVFQLTFCGHNEIEHFFCDYTPIIQLSCTDTYKAQLALTVLASVCTFPAFMFTIASYVCIIMTILKIPSKTGRKKAFSTCSSHLVVVSVFYGTIIIVYVLPKTEMLKELNKVFSVFYTVLTPLINPLIYSLRNKEVKMAWRRTLSKHKTQLG, from the coding sequence ATGGAAAATCAAACCATCACAAGAGAATTCATCCTTCTGGgatttggagatctccaggaatttctgcagATTCTGCTCTTCTTCCTGTTCTTCATCATTTATGTCATGACCATATCTGGGAACATCCTCATAATCCTCCTTGTTGTGACTGATCCACACCTTCACACCTCCATGTACTTCTTTCTGGGGAATCTTTCTTTCTTAGAGGTCTGCTACACTTCCACCATATGGCCAAGAATGCTGGCTAGTTTCGTGACTGGGAACAGAGCCGTTCCTGTTCATGCCTGCATTACACAATTTTGGGTCTTTGGGTCTTTGGCAGCAACAGAATGCTATCTCTTTTCAGCAATGTCTTATGATCGCTATGTTGCAATATGCAAACCCCTGCATTACATGACTATTATGAATAACAAGGTTTGTCTCTTCCTGGTGGCTGCCTCTTGGTTTTGGGGCTTTGTGGAAAACACAGTACTGATAGTCTTTGTGTTTCAGTTAACTTTCTGTGGCCATAATGAAATAGAGCATTTCTTTTGTGATTACACACCAATCATACAGCTTTCCTGTACTGACACATACAAGGCACAGCTCGCATTAACAGTTCTGGCATCTGTCTGCACTTTCCCAGCATTCATGTTCACCATAGCATCatatgtttgcatcattatgaCCATTCTGAAAATCCCTTCAAAGACTGGAAGGAAAAAGGCCTTCTCTACTTGCTCTTCTCACCTTGTGGTTGTTTCAGTTTTCTATGGGACAATCATTATTGTCTATGTCCTACCCAAAACAGAAATGCTGAAAGAACTGAACAAAGTATTCTCTGTTTTCTACACAGTCCTAACACCCCTCATTAACCCTCTTATATACAGCCTGAGAAACAAAGAAGTAAAGATGGCCTGGAGGAGAACTCTGAGCAAACACAAGACACAGCTAGGTTAG